In Desertibacillus haloalkaliphilus, a single genomic region encodes these proteins:
- a CDS encoding fumarylacetoacetate hydrolase family protein has product MKFVTFKVEDIEKIGLIDDQGNRIIDLRALQVAGGRDVTLPATLLECIQLGEKFPNEVRELMQGVSNEKKGQVAYELSDERVHLKAPIPRPSKNIFCVGKNYAAHAIEMGSEADIPEHPMLFSKAPTAVIGPNETVLRHQDVTDQLDYEGEIAVVIGKKGKAIAKEDALDYVFGYTLLNDITARDLQKRHKQFLLGKSLDTSCPMGPYLVYRDEINDPHSLNIETRVNEEIRQTGNTSQFIFDIATIISTISKGTTLEAGDIIATGTPAGVGKGFNPPKFLNAGDVIEIEVDGLGILRNQVER; this is encoded by the coding sequence ATGAAATTTGTTACATTTAAAGTAGAAGATATTGAAAAGATTGGTCTTATTGATGATCAGGGTAACCGCATCATTGATTTGCGAGCATTACAGGTAGCAGGAGGAAGAGATGTTACATTGCCTGCAACATTACTAGAATGCATCCAATTAGGTGAAAAGTTTCCAAACGAAGTGCGTGAGTTGATGCAGGGTGTTTCGAATGAGAAGAAGGGACAAGTCGCCTATGAGCTTTCAGATGAGCGGGTTCATCTGAAAGCACCGATCCCTAGACCGAGTAAAAATATCTTCTGTGTAGGGAAAAATTATGCGGCTCATGCGATTGAAATGGGTAGTGAGGCAGATATTCCCGAACATCCGATGCTTTTTTCTAAGGCACCGACAGCAGTCATTGGCCCTAATGAAACGGTGTTACGTCATCAGGACGTCACAGATCAGCTTGATTATGAAGGTGAGATTGCTGTAGTAATCGGCAAAAAGGGAAAAGCGATTGCCAAAGAAGATGCACTTGATTACGTATTCGGTTATACGCTTTTAAATGATATCACAGCAAGAGATCTACAAAAGCGCCACAAACAGTTTTTACTTGGAAAAAGTTTAGATACATCTTGTCCGATGGGACCTTATCTCGTTTATCGTGACGAAATTAACGATCCCCATTCATTAAACATAGAAACGCGCGTCAATGAAGAAATCAGACAAACCGGTAATACATCACAATTTATTTTTGATATCGCGACGATCATATCGACGATTTCAAAAGGGACGACGTTAGAGGCGGGTGACATCATTGCAACAGGTACGCCAGCTGGTGTTGGTAAAGGTTTCAACCCACCGAAGTTTTTGAATGCCGGTGATGTGATAGAAATAGAGGTTGATGGATTAGGAATATTGCGTAACCAAGTTGAGAGATAA